DNA sequence from the Alosa alosa isolate M-15738 ecotype Scorff River chromosome 2, AALO_Geno_1.1, whole genome shotgun sequence genome:
caacactgtaaggcaacaggtccagacaacatcccaggtcgtgcgctgaaggacaagaggggagcttaaggatgtctctacagacatctttaacacttcccctgAAGCAAAGCCATcggccccatcatgtttcaaagttgccaccatcatacctgtaccaagaaaactgctccatcctgcttcaatgactacctgtggcactgacacccatcatcatgaagtgctttgagcggcttgtcatgtcacatatcaaagccattctcccccaccctggaccccttccagtttgcataatGAGCCAAGCGGctcacagaggatgcaatctgctctgccctccacccagcccctcacccacctggaaaaaagagactccatatgtgagattgctgtttatagacttcagttctgcattcaacaccataataccacaacaactcatctgcaaacttgacaaactaggactcagtacctacctctgcaactggctactggacttctcTGTCAGAGGCCCAAGTAGTAATGTGTTGGCAATAattcaagcagcatcacactgagcacaggggccccaattAAGTCCGGGCTGCTCTTCACcttgctgacgatgactgcactgcaacctacagcaacaatcacatagtgaattTTATGGACGACACAACCTCTGGTGGGTCTCACTACCAAGGGCTTaatgagactcaatacaggttggaggtcgcaCCATCTGACcatggtgcagggacaacaacctcctgctgaacgccagcaagaccaaagagattgttgttgacttccggagaggtcacacccaacacctgccactgactatcgacggtgctgtggtgggagagagCGAAAGCAGCACCAATTCTGGGGgtacatcagtgaagacctctcctgaccaccaacactgcatcactggcgaagagagctcagcgccgcctgtattttttaagtaaaactcaggcgagcaagtgctccaccagccatcatgaccacattctaccagggcaccattgagagcatcccttccagctgtatcgctgtgtggggcgaagctgcactgaatacaacaggaaagccctgcacgatatagtgaacacagctggaaggatcattggtgcttcacttctcccctgaaggacatttacaccacccacttACCCCGCACTATGCAAAaatgtgagtgatgcaagtcaccccggcatttcacaatctgtttgatctactgccttctgggaagaggtacagaagctcGTAATTACcagactaataataataacagcttcatacaccaagctgtaagggatgctgaactctctcccctcctctaatccacccctcagctacataacatcctggacattggacccacaatggtagCCTGCACtacccacttgcacactttgaacacttgcacacttgtacactttacaacttggtgttgttgtcctgaaaacacaacacttctgctgctcttacataacttgggtaaccactatgccactttcattacttaggtcaaacagtattttatagtattttacagtgatttgcactagtattttattgactgtctatgcacaatttcaaaaaaattttgctgctcttattttttcattattatatgtgccatttattttatttactatttacttcattttttgtttaatttgaatgttatgtttgtctgtggacttaaaattggtaaaatatgtcttgtcttcactgtggatagtgagaaacgtaatttcggatctctttgtatgtctggaacatgtgaagaaattgacaataaatgactttgactttgactttgacttttgacacacacatacacattaataatacacacacacacacactatgcacaataataatgcacaatacacacacacacacacacacacacacacacatacacacacacacacactacactacacacacacacacacacacacacatacaataataataatattaacacacacacactcatatgcacacacacacacacacacacacacacacacacacactatgcacacacacacacactgcacacacacacacacacacacacacacacactaataataatacacaataatacatacacacacaacttatgtactaatatatatacacacatctaTGTAATATTAtaacattaatacacacactatgtaataataataataataattatgtcaTTACACatgtaataatacacacacacacacattaataatattataataataatatcattactatcattaattatgcactaataataataacacacacacacactatgcaataataatacacacacacactttaatatctttaatacagccacacacacacacactattaataataataataataataataattatacacacactatgcaataataataatttcaaaacacacacaacaataataataataatcataatacacacacacacacacacacacacacacactacacaataataataataacacactattcaaacacacactggtcattaatattaatactaataataataattacattacaatatattaataatatctaTAGTTAATATCTTGTGCattaatacaataataataatgcaataATACTATGTAATacgaataataataacacacattaattatgcacaataataataataataaacacacacacacacacactcatcaataatcatcaatatcatcatcatcaataataataataacacacacacacacacacacacacacacacattaccttatgcacacacacacacacacacactatgcaataataataatatcactacacacacataacattaatatgcacaataatattaataataataataatcataatcacTATTACTTATTTTATGTAATATCTATGTAatgaataatattaataatttcataataataataataatacacacacactatattaaTACACATTactatgtaataataataataataataatatcattaattatgtaatattaatatatgcacacacacacacacacacacacacacacacacacacacacacacacatatgcacacacacacacacatacactatgcacacacacacacacacacacacacacacacacacacacattaataatactgcacaataatatacacacacacacatataacacacagagtcatacacacacacacaaactattacacacacatacacacacacacacacacacacacacacacacacacaagtaatgctaatatcacacacacacacacacaataaacttCTCAATAATATCAGATCAATAATAcaaatatcatcatcatcatttacaCAGAGTCATGAGTCATGCACATAACAGAATGACTTTCCCCTTTCCCATCAGATATCAGACATATTATTTgtccactttgtgtgtgtgtgtgtgtgtgtgtgtgtgtgtgtgtgtgtgctttaatgGATTGATGCTTAGCTATAATGGAGTCAGACTTTGCTTGTGAATATCTGAGCTCCATACAGGATTTTAACCTTTGACCTTATCTGTGCGGTGCTCTCAGATGGGATACTGTACacacttacccacacacacatggcacatgatcatacacacacacacacacacacacacacacacacacacacacacacccttacaacCTCCAAGAATAATACAGTGTACATAAGTTTAGGTAAAAAACCTCCATGATTATGAGCTCCAAGATGCCTCTTCCCTTTATAGTCTTAAGATTATGAGCTCATCTATATGGACAGGTGCTTATGTTCATATGTAAAAAAACAAGAGCATAAATGCTCTTCCATGATTATGAGCTCATCTATATGAAATGCTAGCTTTGTTATATATTGCTTATGTCTATATGTAATGCTAGCTATTTAATGGGTTggttatgtactgtatatatacagtgcaaccggaaagtattcagaccctttcaagttttccacattttgttatattttagaCTCATCTTGAAATAGATTCAATTCATTTtgttctcatcaatctacacacattactccaacactccacaaaaatagttgtttggagtgttttgtaaatttataaaaaataaaagtccatattccgtttacataagtattcagaccctttgttatgacgcttgcaattgagctctggtgcatcctacttctattagtggtccttgagatgcttctacgaCTTGATTAGAGTCCACCTGTGGCTAAATTATTAATTTGCCATTATTAGGAGAGGTAGATATCtctttataataatttattaataatatctTTGTTCCATGTTCACGGGCGGTGATGAATCAGGAGTAATACTGCCCTCTagtgcacagagagagacttGCTGGGAAGGTGTTGTGAAGGTGGATGAAGAATGTGTGTTCCCATTTATCATTACTGACCAGTTCCACTCCCACCTTTACACAGGCCAGTTAGTAATTGGGTGGAAGGATCCTGGTAGCTGTGGACAGTGTAGGAACTAGATGGAAGGTCCTGGTAGCTGTGGACAGTGTAGGAACTAGATGGAAGGTCCTGGTAGCTGTGGACAGTGTAGGAACTAGATGGAAGGATCCTGGTAGCTGTGGACAGTGTAGGAACTTGATGGAAGGTCCTGGTAGCTGGCAGGCACCAGTTTCTGAAAGCGTGTAGTCTCTGTCTGTCCACTGCAGCGGATATTGTGGACAAGTCTGCAGGAAGCGTGCTGGtcccctgcgtgtgtgtgtgtgtgtgtgtgtgtgtgtgtgtgtgagtacactaCCAGTGATgggcgcggtgtgtgtgtgtccactgcgTTTGATTATGTGGGTGAGTCTGGAGGAAGCCGCGGCTGGtcccctgcatgtgtgtgtgtgtgtgtgtgtgtgagtacatccGCAGtgatgggctgtgtgtgtgtgtgtccaccgcAGCGGAGATCAGGTGAGTCTGGAGGAAGCCGCTGTTGGTccccgcatgtgtgtgtgtgtgtgagtacactacagtgattttgtgtgtgtgtgtgtccactgcagCGGATATTGTGGACGAGTCTGGAGGAAGCGTGCTGGTcccctgcatgtgtatgtgtgtgtgagtacactaCAGTGatgggcggtgtgtgtgtgtgtgtccactgcagCGGATATTGTGGGTGAGTCTGGAGGAAGCGTGCTGGtcccctgcatgtgtgtgtgtgtgtgtgtgtgagtacactaCAGTGatgggcggtgtgtgtgtgtgtgtccactgcagCGGATATTGTGGACGAGTCTGGAGGAAGCGCAGCTGGtcccctgcatgtgtgtgtgtgtgtgtgtgtgagtacactaCAGTGatgggcggtgtgtgtgtgtgtgtgtgtgtgtccactgcagCGGATATTGTGGACGAGTCTGGAGGAAGCGTGCTGGtcccctgcatgtgtgtgtgtgtgtgtaagtacacTACAGTGatgggcggtgtgtgtgtgtgtgtccactgcagCGGATATTGTGGACGAGTCTGGAGGAAGCGTGCTGGTGCCCTGTGTGGCTCCAAAGGACTTCACGCTCCAGAACTTCACGCTCTCCTGGACCTTCAGTCCCAGCAGTGACCCCAGTGTTGACCCCAGCGCTCTCCTGACCTACGACAGTCGCACGCGGCAGACCAGCATGCCCTCAGAGGGCGTGGAGCTGGACCAGGAGCAGGTGCTGCTGGGAAACGGATCCCTCCGCCTACTGAGTCCAGAGAGCGCAGAGAACACGGGTCACTACACCTGCACCTTCTCCGCCCTCCAGACCAGACACCTGGTCCAGACCTGGGTCAACATCACCGCACCACACACCGTGCCCATCACtggtagtgtacacacacacacacacacacacacacacacaccgt
Encoded proteins:
- the LOC125290931 gene encoding uncharacterized protein LOC125290931 isoform X2 yields the protein MEGADIVDESGGSVLVPCVAPKDFTLQNFTLSWTFSPSSDPSVDPSALLTYDSRTRQTSMPSEGVELDQEQVLLGNGSLRLLSPESAENTGHYTCTFSALQTRHLVQTWVNITAPHTVPITGHKEGELWVVAVVVGVLALLVIAILLCKRRARRSKQRDAVIEDTESQPMHTVKPVGASTVEGSHLTENLKDTCT
- the LOC125290931 gene encoding uncharacterized protein LOC125290931 isoform X1 — protein: MEGADIVDESGGSVLVPCVAPKDFTLQNFTLSWTFSPSSDPSVDPSALLTYDSRTRQTSMPSEGVELDQEQVLLGNGSLRLLSPESAENTGHYTCTFSALQTRHLVQTWVNITAPHTVPITGHKEGELWVVAVVVGVLALLVIAILLCKRRARRSKQRDAVIEDTESQPMHTGQRSGVIGQPMHTVKPVGASTVEGSHLTENLKDTCT